Within Populus trichocarpa isolate Nisqually-1 chromosome 6, P.trichocarpa_v4.1, whole genome shotgun sequence, the genomic segment GGATCGAACTACACAGGTGATTTTGGTTCGTCTTCTCCAGGTTGGTACGCAGTGACAACAAGGCCGCAACCCCTCTAAGCAAATGCACGTGAACATGCATGTTAGTATATGATACATGGCCACAGAAAAGTTCAGCCGAAAAGCAACAAAATTACATGTGAAAGCATGAGCATGTTTGTCTTGTAAGAACAGTCACAGTGTGTGCCATCCATGTGCCATACAATTCTTAATCTTCCAATCCCCATTGTTGATCAATATGCTTGATTAGTTATAAGTTCATCATTAGGTGACTAAATAGTTTCTGTAGTCTGTAATTTTTGTAGTTTCAAGTTTGAACAAAAGgttcatttcttttaaattttagtgcCCGTAAGTTAGAAAAGAGAAACGAAGGAGAAAGTCAATAAATTTAGgttgaagagagaaaatcatttATTTGCATTGATTTCAAGCACGAAAATCATATATCTTAATGTTAATGagttctatttaattataatagttTGATGATAGTTGTTTCAAATCTTAATCTTCACTACAAAAACATATCATggttaaaagagagaaaaaatttattaagtgtttttaagTCAGAATTGGTTTTTAGGCAAAAAGATCAAACCTATATTTTTGACAACCACGATGATGGTTAGATTCTAGAAAACCAGACGACACATTGTctgcttatttatttaaatttttttgataaatgacCTGACCTACACGCACGGACTTGAGATAGAAAGCCCACTCACATGTGCTTTGTTTCAAAGGCCCAAGCGCGCTAAATACCCAGGCTAGGCCCGCGCGCaagatctttgtttttttctatacgctgatttctattgtttttatttttcaagtttcttaattttttattttttattattttattgaaaattaaattttattttagtgatTCTAAGGacattttgattataaaaaaatgacatacaAGATAAATGTGGATATATGAGTACGAAAAagtttaaaacatttttttttaattttatttcattagacATTTGAATTTCTAGAcaagatttatttttggttttcctATAAAAAAGCCATAACAAAATATACAACCTAATATATGTGTAcaactaaattaataattaaatgtatATTCAAATTGTTagaacataattatttttaaaaaataatgttaaaatgtattaataaatatattaacaacataAATATGTATGAGCCAAAGTAAGGCatcatttgattaatttttatactatGATGGCTAATTAAATAGTTTCAaggaattataaaaaataaattataattaactcttacattcatattaataataaaaaaaactttgcccCATTGCTATTAATTTCATTATGTTGCTACACGTGCACTTGACCGAACTTGTTTTGCCCAATATTgggtttttgctaaaaaaaaattaaaattttattttaaataggtctttatatatatatatatatatatatatatatattattgaactCATTAAAGTCCATCACTTCATCACAAGAttaatctcaatattaaaaaaaaaaaaattactttcaaaaaaattacaggTCAACAACGTAGGGCATGAAATAACTGGTTTAAGGCCTACAAAGAATGAAGGCCACATCGACCTTGTATCTGAATTATGAGCTGTGCTTGAAATGCAGCAATGTGAGAACCTCTACTGTCCTTTTCTACAGCAACTGCCATTATGTTACCAGGGAAAATGCTACTGGGTGGAGGAGTGCAGTTCATGTCGAAGAACAAAATCAAGTTGATGTAAGGGGGCATTGTTCGTGATATGAACTTTATTTCTACTGCATTCTGCCAGGAAAATTGACGATTAAAGGCTGGAATGGAGGGGCGATAGAAATGTGTGAGAACTCGGAATGAAGATATATCTTGCACATTGAAAATAACATCGGGGAAAAGATTTCATGTAGATCGGTTTCTACATTTTAATGTTCTTCCTACACTGATTGCTAAGGCACCTGTTGGCAGCAGCACCAGAAATGAAAGTCTTCACTCCATTTTCTTCAAGGACGCGGGCGCTCTTTCAAATCACCTAATCTGTTATTAGCCAGGAACATGTTAGTGCCTATTTAGCCTTTTATTAGCAAAAAGatctaaacaaaacaaaacaaaacaaatggaCTGCAAACACAACAACTCGAGGCAGTTGAGATCATATGTGAAGAGAGGACCATCTACACAGAATAAAGGGAGACAAGGCCATTGCTATGACAGAAAAAGAAGTAACAATTACACATGGCCATACAAAATGGTTTTATAAAGCAAGACAATATTCGTGGCGCAAAAGTGCACCTCAGCCATCTTTGATAATGCAAAAGAAATGGCCTTGTGTACCACTAATAAGACTCCTTTGCAAATTCCACGTGACAGCAAGTTGACTTCAGCTTATCTAATTCATTAAGTTGCAGAGTTTACATACCTTTGACATCTAATGGTTCTGTGTATGAGCATAATTGCGAACAAAACAGGAATTGCTGCCGAGCACAAGTGCTCCAAGGAGTGACCGCTGATAAAGTACCGATTTGCATTGTATATTTTCTTGTCAAGAGCATCTTCAAACTTGGCTAAAAGGCAAACACCTGTAGCCCGAGGTGTtaagatttagaaatagatgagcatggaataaaaaaaaaaaagctaccaGAACCCACAACTATACGGAGTTCGTCCAAGTATGCATTATTTATTACAACTAAAAGGCATTCAAGGAAAAAATcgtcaaaagaaaaaacaggggtGCAAGAAGCAGAATACTAAACTGAAAAAAGGAATATACAATTAAATGTTTGCAGCTCTTTTACTAACAGTTTTGTTTAGAAGGGTGCATATCCAAATACTCTTGCCTATCCTATCACTTCTCATCATAAACAATAGAGAAAAATCTTCAGGTAGCACTGAATATCTCATTTATCTTCCACAAATAGCTTTTCTTATTGAACAAGCAAATTTTGCACAAGTGATGTTTTTACAAAGGTCAAAACTATTCATATGAGTGAGAGATAACTACCCATAAAccattaaaaagatgaaattcgAGCATCAAGCAAATATCCAACAAATCTAATTTAAGCTTAATTCAATCAAACAGCAAACACCTAAAGCAGCTAAACTTGAGCCAAGTGAATATACCCTATATGTTATATTCATAACTCTCATTTATAACAAGGCTAATTACTACTGCAGATCAAATTGCATTGCTttttggccttttctttttcctaaatACACTCTAGGATATGAGAAGGATATTCTACAtgcatttgaaaataatattaaccaaacacatagcaatgtgaaaataaaaggtCAACATAAGAAGTTAAAATGACAGTGATTGACTACCAAATTGTTTTCAACAGAAGTCACACAGAGATGTACTAAGTAAAACATGCTAGGGAACGTAATGAGATATTAGTTGAGAACATGGCATGGGAGGATAAGTTCATACAATTTGTTCCGCCATAACCAGAACTTTTTATCAACACTTCAAACTTGAAGATGTGGGCACAGGGAGataaagagagaaggagagagcaAGTTTGATTTCATTTGATATAAATCGTCCACAATCTGGGTTGCAGtatatgttgttgttgttgttgttgttttaatgTTGGTAAAATtcagttttaaattatattatttgtttattactGATCACAAAAAAACGTATCTTTCATTATATGAACATCCCTTCATCAAAAGTTCAGATTTTCACAATTCTCCAACTTAACAGTTCATGAATATTCTTATAGCTTCATCGAATTGTTCAGCTACCAATCTCTCACTTCACTCAATTTACAACAAAATTATGAAATGGTGTTGTCTTTTGAATCAATACGGTGGCACATAAATGTGTTGCATAGATCCATTGAGTAGCTCAATTACCAATATTTCACTTCACTCTATTTGTACAAGAATCATGAAATAGAGGCATTTTGTAATGAAATACACAGATGCACCTTCAATGTGTTGCATTCTTTAATAACTaagaataacaattaaaagagaatCAGATAGAGCATCAGATACCTGCTGCCCAAAGCCAATATCTTGAATGTGTGTATTTGGGTGGGTATAAAAAAGTCATGGCCGGTATAGCTACACATGGAATCAACTGGAACATCATGCACAATCGAAGATCATTAAATGTTCTGCAACCAACTAGCAAGTAGCAACTCATATTCAGCAGAAAGCTATAGATATTCCTTGACATAAGAGATACAATCAACTAAACAACTGGTTCAGCATTGAAACCAGGAAGTAGAAACCAACCTTGCATAAGCTGTGCTAAACAAAACAGCAAATAGTAATCCAAACAAGCAACTCAATCCAGCCCTTTGCCCCACTCTCTCTGCCATGAAACTAGAGAAAAGTGAAGAATATGCTATCATCATCTGCATTTAGCAATGCACATTAAGAAATTGATTAACAAAAACATGTCGTGCAAGCAAAAAGATGGTGGTGATAAAAGAAAGAGCTGATAAACACGCCAAGGCCCGACTAATTCTGGGGTGCACAGGCCCTCGGCAAGGAGTTTCCGGCAAGTGCACCACGGGGCTGCTTTACCCAAGTCCGGTGGCGGTTAAAGAAAAGTGATATACGCTAATTCACTTTCCTTTCATACATTTTTTACcacaaaaacagagaaaaaaaaaggcaagaaaacaaagagaattgTGAAGCAAAATAGCAATGCTAACCGGTAAGGTGTCCCACATTACTCTACTGTCATCAGGCTTGAGATGATAGTAAGCAGAACCAAAAGCCAAACCCACTATTCCACCATAAAATAGTGCCCAGCCCCAAACCTCTCCTTTCAAACTGTAGCGACAAACCACAACAatctcataataaaaaaaaaaaagcaaactcaAAGAAATCCCCCTCTCACACACACCAACAATAGTTAATACTAAATTACCTTATGTTAAAAAAGCATCCTTGAAGAGAAAGCACAAACCCCACAACACCAACAAGCAAAAAAGGGAAATTGGTGATCACATTCAAAGTATTAGGCACTCCTGCacccaaaaaaaacacaatcgaACCCAGATAGTAAAATCAAGTAAATGATcaaaagagattaaaaagatACGaactttacaaagaaaaatcaaacatacCAAGGAAATTTCTCATGTCAGCAAACTGGAGAGGTTTGTGAGATAAAGTGATTTTAGGAGTGACTACCATGAAACAAAGCCAGCATAATAATGCCCCTAACCATAAGTGACATCTCTTCCCTTTCCCTATTTGCACCTGCTTATTTACCACCCACACCATCTTTTTCTCTAAAGttctctccctttttttatttctttctctttcaaaagataCGTATCTGTTTCATAACAATGTCTTTAGATTTCTTTCATTAACAACATTCGGGGGAATTGAGATAAGAgtatcagcagcagcagcagcagcagacaATATGACATTGTTTTTGACGTTTTTGCCTTAGAATTTTAGACGGCTTGTAGTTTTTGACAACTACAGCTATTTGTTCGGCTGTTGTTCGTACTTTATCTACGGGATAGCGACTCGTCGCTTGAAgttaatcaatgatttttttatttttttttgtatcagtCCCATTTTGAAGCTTGATAGGCTTCTTTTAGAAAATAGACCCAGTAATCAGCCCACGAATAAGTCCATAAAGAAATATGGTCCTTCACAAAAagaatgtgatatttttttttcttattttgtttttatcccgGGGTGTGCGGGACAGTTTGCATATACCATGACTAATTTCCGAACCCACTGAACACTTTACAAGCCCAGTAGAcaggtaagacaccgcggggATAACAGACGTGTACGCTGAGCTTGAACCCAGGAGGCAGAGGCAGGGAAACCCTGCCAGGACCACTGGACTACAAGCCTCGgtgcttttttttctcattttaacgGTAAGGGTGttggattatttttataattaaggcTGATAGctaaatttattcttgaataaattggagaattaatttattatataacgTTAGATTGAGTTAATAATGCTCATAATTGAAACTATCATTACTGTATTAATGATGAaaagttttagtttattttacacTCATGTCAATTGTatcttttaatatgttgattaaCTTGATCTAAACAACACCTAGTTGAGtcataagttaaaaaaaaatccacgtgaagtaaattaaatttggtgtaattatatataatatatgttatatTGATTTCTATGGGAAATTAGTATAaaaagcatgaataaaaatatgaaaaatggcTTTCTTATATTCTTAATTCAGcaaatcttgtttttataaaattattaattttttaatatatcattttgttAGCCTTTCCCGTCCAAATTATTATGACAAGTCATGCTCATGACTTGATATTATACCAAAAACGACAACTCCGATGGAAGAGAAGAGTGTCACCAAAGAAAAGAGGGGAAGGAGAGGATAGCGGGGTTTCGAAGGTAGGATCAGGTCTGGTCtcgtgtgatttttttattttcttttacttctcACGTGCTTCAACATGAACTAGTTTATTCATATGTATTaagcatagtttttagactCGGTCTGATGGCCGGCccgatttaaaatttaagtttcgGGTTTTAACTGGATCGtccaggtcaattttttttaaatcaaaacaacgttgttttagtaaaaaaaacaaaaataaacgggttgcaaccaggtttttgatcgggttttgccgggccaacccgccgggtcacaccgggtttttcccttccttatttttcttcaacccggcccgttTCCAGTCTTGGGTCGACCCGTCGGGCCGGGCCAAGTTTCAAAACCATGGTATTAAGTAACggcttaatattaattttaaaaaaatattaaaaatataaaagtatttgaACAATGAAAAGTAAAAGCTTTTTATTTGTGTAGATGCAGATATATTGTCCaaccatattaaaatttatgttttttataaaaaaaattattataatatttatcaataattgCTACGGGTTTTTCATGTATTTGTCTCGACCCGTTAACCTACAAATATCCATAGTTAATACTAAGGTTTTGGCTGAATTTTTCCATGTTTCATGACCAAACGTGACAAGTTTTAATAGTT encodes:
- the LOC7462258 gene encoding uncharacterized protein LOC7462258 isoform X1; this encodes MVWVVNKQVQIGKGKRCHLWLGALLCWLCFMVVTPKITLSHKPLQFADMRNFLGVPNTLNVITNFPFLLVGVVGFVLSLQGCFFNISLKGEVWGWALFYGGIVGLAFGSAYYHLKPDDSRVMWDTLPMMIAYSSLFSSFMAERVGQRAGLSCLFGLLFAVLFSTAYARTFNDLRLCMMFQLIPCVAIPAMTFLYPPKYTHSRYWLWAAGVCLLAKFEDALDKKIYNANRYFISGHSLEHLCSAAIPVLFAIMLIHRTIRCQRLGDLKERPRP
- the LOC7462258 gene encoding uncharacterized protein LOC7462258 isoform X2; this encodes MVWVVNKQVQIGKGKRCHLWLGALLCWLCFMVVTPKITLSHKPLQFADMRNFLGVPNTLNVITNFPFLLVGVVGFVLSLQGCFFNISFMAERVGQRAGLSCLFGLLFAVLFSTAYARTFNDLRLCMMFQLIPCVAIPAMTFLYPPKYTHSRYWLWAAGVCLLAKFEDALDKKIYNANRYFISGHSLEHLCSAAIPVLFAIMLIHRTIRCQRLGDLKERPRP